One Gloeothece verrucosa PCC 7822 DNA window includes the following coding sequences:
- the nifD gene encoding nitrogenase molybdenum-iron protein alpha chain produces MSTVEDRKQLIQEVLDEYPEKLAKKRAKHLNVYEEGKSDCGVKSNIKSAPGVMTARGCAYAGSKGVVWGPIKDMIHISHGPVGCGYYSWSGRRNYYIGTTGVDTFGTMNFTSDFQERDIVFGGDKKLTKIMTEIETLFPLNNGVSIQSECPIGLIGDDIEAVARKASKDTGKPVVPVRCEGFRGVSQSLGHHIANDAVRDWVFSRTDAEEIETTPYDVAIIGDYNIGGDAWSSRILLEEMGLRVVAQWSGDGTINEMMQTPKVKLNLIHCYRSMNYISRHMEEKYGIPWFEYNFFGPTKIAASLRAIADLFDDTIRENAEKVIAKYQKQTQDVLDKYLSRLQGKKVMLMVGGLRPRHVVPAFRDLGMEIIGTGYEFAHGDDYKRTTDYIEDATLVYDDVTAYEFEKFVTELKPDLVASGVKEKYVFQKMGLPFRQMHSWDYSGPYHGYDGFAIFAKDMDLALNNPTWGLIKTPWKK; encoded by the coding sequence ATGTCAACGGTAGAGGACAGGAAGCAGTTAATTCAGGAAGTTCTAGACGAGTATCCTGAGAAGTTAGCTAAAAAACGGGCAAAACACCTCAATGTTTACGAAGAAGGTAAGTCAGACTGCGGTGTAAAATCTAACATCAAGTCTGCTCCTGGGGTAATGACCGCTCGTGGTTGTGCTTATGCAGGATCTAAAGGGGTGGTTTGGGGTCCTATCAAGGACATGATCCACATCTCTCACGGTCCCGTAGGATGCGGTTACTACTCTTGGTCTGGTCGTCGTAACTACTACATCGGAACCACTGGGGTAGATACCTTTGGAACCATGAACTTTACCTCCGATTTCCAAGAACGCGACATCGTTTTTGGTGGAGATAAAAAACTCACCAAGATCATGACGGAAATCGAGACGTTGTTCCCCCTCAACAATGGGGTTTCAATTCAGTCTGAATGTCCGATTGGTCTAATTGGGGATGACATTGAAGCAGTCGCCCGTAAAGCCAGCAAAGACACTGGTAAGCCGGTTGTTCCCGTCCGTTGCGAAGGATTCCGAGGTGTATCTCAGTCTTTAGGACACCACATCGCTAACGATGCTGTTCGTGACTGGGTATTCAGCCGCACAGACGCAGAAGAAATCGAAACCACTCCTTATGATGTCGCCATCATCGGTGACTACAATATCGGTGGAGACGCTTGGTCTTCTCGCATTCTGTTAGAAGAAATGGGCCTGCGCGTTGTGGCTCAATGGTCTGGGGATGGAACCATCAATGAAATGATGCAAACCCCCAAAGTCAAACTCAACCTCATCCACTGTTACCGCTCGATGAACTACATCAGCCGTCACATGGAAGAAAAATATGGTATCCCCTGGTTCGAGTATAACTTCTTTGGACCCACCAAGATTGCCGCTTCTTTAAGAGCGATCGCTGATCTGTTCGATGATACCATCCGCGAAAATGCTGAGAAAGTCATCGCTAAATACCAAAAACAAACCCAAGATGTCCTCGATAAATATCTTTCTCGCTTACAAGGTAAGAAAGTGATGTTGATGGTGGGCGGTTTACGTCCTCGTCACGTGGTTCCCGCCTTCAGAGATTTAGGCATGGAAATCATCGGTACTGGGTATGAATTTGCTCACGGTGACGACTACAAGCGGACAACCGATTATATCGAAGATGCAACTCTCGTTTATGATGACGTAACCGCTTATGAGTTTGAGAAGTTCGTTACTGAACTCAAACCCGATTTAGTGGCTTCTGGTGTTAAAGAAAAATACGTCTTCCAGAAGATGGGCTTACCCTTCCGTCAAATGCACTCTTGGGATTACTCTGGTCCTTATCACGGTTATGATGGATTTGCTATCTTTGCTAAAGATATGGACTTAGCGTTGAATAATCCAACCTGGGGCTTGATTAAGACTCCTTGGAAAAAATAG
- the nifV gene encoding homocitrate synthase, with translation MSHIQINDTTLRDGEQSAGIAFTVSEKVALATIMDAIGIPELEVGTPAMGGTEAQAITEMTRLGLRCSLLGWNRALRSDIEASIACGLKRVHISIPVSDIQIKAKFGGNCRFVGERLRDSIHFALDQGLYVSIGGEDSSRADESFLIDIALSAQDWGASRFRFCDTVGILDPVTTGQKVSKLVKALSIPVEMHTHNDFGLATANALAGLQAGATSVNTTVNGLGERAGNAATEEVVMALKRLYEIDLNLDTRRLRELSQLVAAASGHPVAPWKAIVGKNVFAHESGIHVHGVLQNPATYEPFAPEEVGIQRQLVVGKHSGRHTVSSLLQQHGITLTKEETQSVLDRVRNLSVEVKRGLTVEELLNLVSTH, from the coding sequence ATGAGTCATATTCAAATTAATGATACTACTTTACGGGATGGAGAGCAATCAGCAGGAATTGCTTTTACAGTTAGTGAAAAAGTAGCTTTAGCGACTATAATGGATGCGATCGGCATTCCTGAACTCGAAGTGGGAACTCCAGCCATGGGAGGAACCGAAGCTCAGGCAATTACCGAAATGACTCGTTTAGGATTACGATGTTCTCTACTTGGCTGGAATCGAGCCTTGCGCTCAGATATTGAAGCCTCAATCGCTTGTGGCCTCAAACGGGTTCATATTTCGATTCCCGTCTCAGATATTCAAATCAAAGCTAAATTTGGCGGCAATTGTCGTTTCGTTGGCGAGCGGCTGCGAGATAGTATTCACTTTGCTTTAGATCAAGGTTTATATGTGTCTATTGGGGGCGAAGACTCCTCAAGAGCCGATGAATCTTTTTTAATCGATATTGCTCTTTCTGCCCAAGATTGGGGGGCTTCTCGATTCCGTTTTTGTGATACGGTGGGCATTCTTGATCCAGTGACTACGGGTCAGAAAGTGAGTAAATTGGTGAAAGCTTTGTCTATCCCCGTAGAAATGCACACCCATAATGATTTTGGATTAGCCACCGCCAATGCACTTGCCGGATTGCAAGCGGGTGCTACCTCAGTTAACACCACAGTCAATGGTTTAGGGGAAAGAGCCGGCAATGCCGCTACTGAAGAAGTGGTGATGGCCCTTAAGCGGCTTTATGAGATCGATTTAAACCTTGATACTCGTCGGTTACGCGAACTGTCCCAATTAGTGGCGGCGGCTTCAGGTCATCCGGTTGCCCCTTGGAAAGCCATTGTGGGAAAAAATGTTTTTGCTCATGAATCGGGTATTCATGTTCATGGTGTACTGCAAAATCCGGCCACTTATGAACCCTTTGCCCCTGAAGAAGTGGGTATCCAACGACAACTGGTAGTCGGTAAACATTCCGGACGACATACGGTGTCTTCTCTTCTACAACAACATGGAATTACTTTAACGAAAGAAGAAACTCAATCGGTTTTAGATCGAGTACGGAATCTTTCAGTAGAAGTAAAACGGGGTTTAACCGTAGAAGAATTACTCAATTTAGTGTCAACTCATTAA
- a CDS encoding EI24 domain-containing protein has protein sequence MLQILSGFGLLSGASYPFRALTLFKKNPRLWNYLIVPILVNIFLLITLYGGLVFFGWQIVQTWIVNLSGWVDKAIANLPAWLSILEYLIVGLGLILDLLLNIILFIITGFIFAQFGTLLGAPWYGKLSEQLEKLKTGKVETVEVGIIRDIGRAILFELKKLVLVAFVGIPLLLANFFPGIGTLISTVGGITLTAIIVCLDFLDAPLERRRLRFRRKLKMIFATLPASAGFSLVCLGLVSIPLLNLVTIPLCVASGTLFFCDRLLPKLK, from the coding sequence ATGCTACAGATATTAAGTGGATTTGGCTTATTAAGCGGCGCTAGTTATCCTTTTCGCGCTCTGACTCTTTTTAAAAAAAACCCTAGACTATGGAATTATCTCATTGTTCCCATTTTAGTCAATATTTTTTTACTCATTACGCTATATGGCGGCTTAGTCTTTTTTGGCTGGCAAATCGTACAAACTTGGATAGTAAACTTATCTGGATGGGTAGATAAAGCCATTGCTAACCTTCCCGCCTGGTTAAGTATTCTAGAATACCTTATTGTCGGATTGGGACTTATATTAGATTTGCTGCTAAATATTATTCTATTTATTATTACCGGTTTTATCTTTGCTCAGTTTGGGACATTATTAGGCGCTCCTTGGTATGGAAAACTGTCCGAACAATTAGAAAAACTAAAAACCGGTAAAGTCGAAACGGTTGAAGTGGGAATTATTCGAGATATTGGGCGAGCAATTTTATTTGAATTAAAAAAGCTGGTATTAGTGGCCTTTGTGGGAATTCCTTTATTACTGGCCAATTTTTTCCCAGGTATAGGAACTTTAATTTCTACTGTTGGCGGCATTACTCTTACAGCAATCATTGTCTGTCTGGACTTTCTGGATGCACCTTTAGAACGTCGCCGTTTACGCTTTCGCCGCAAATTAAAGATGATATTTGCCACTTTACCCGCTAGTGCGGGGTTTAGTTTAGTTTGTTTAGGGTTAGTGAGTATTCCTCTGTTGAATTTAGTCACCATTCCTTTATGTGTGGCTTCAGGAACGCTGTTTTTTTGCGATCGCCTTTTACCTAAATTAAAATAG
- the nifH gene encoding nitrogenase iron protein: MRQIAFYGKGGIGKSTTSQNTLAGMAQNGNRIMIVGCDPKADSTRLILNTKAQVTVLHLAAERGAVEDLELEDVLLQGFADIKCVESGGPEPGVGCAGRGIITAINFLEEEGAYEDLDFVSYDVLGDVVCGGFAMPIREGKAQEIYIVTSGEMMAMYAANNIARGILKYAHTGGVRLGGLICNSRNVNREIDLIEELADRLNTQMIHFVPRSKQVQEAELRRMTVIQYSPDHPQADEYRALAKKIEENTKLTIPTPIDNDTLEELLINYGLLGSDEEYKKVMEADMAQQALTKSLNAK; this comes from the coding sequence ATGCGACAAATAGCATTCTACGGTAAAGGCGGTATTGGTAAATCTACCACATCTCAAAATACCTTAGCAGGGATGGCTCAAAACGGCAACCGCATCATGATTGTTGGTTGTGACCCGAAAGCTGACTCTACTCGCTTGATCCTCAACACCAAAGCGCAAGTAACTGTTCTCCACTTAGCCGCAGAACGGGGTGCTGTTGAAGACCTAGAACTCGAAGATGTATTACTCCAAGGGTTCGCAGATATCAAGTGCGTAGAATCTGGTGGTCCTGAGCCTGGTGTAGGATGCGCCGGTCGTGGGATTATTACCGCGATTAACTTCCTTGAAGAAGAAGGAGCTTACGAAGACCTAGATTTCGTATCCTACGACGTATTAGGGGACGTTGTTTGCGGTGGTTTCGCTATGCCTATCCGTGAAGGAAAAGCACAAGAAATCTACATCGTTACCTCTGGGGAAATGATGGCGATGTATGCTGCGAACAACATTGCCCGAGGCATCTTAAAATATGCCCATACTGGCGGTGTTCGCTTAGGGGGCTTAATCTGTAACAGCCGTAACGTTAACCGTGAAATTGACCTCATTGAAGAGTTAGCGGATCGCTTAAATACTCAGATGATTCACTTCGTACCTCGTTCTAAGCAGGTACAAGAAGCTGAATTACGTCGGATGACCGTTATTCAATACTCTCCCGATCACCCACAAGCTGATGAGTATCGCGCTTTGGCTAAGAAGATCGAAGAAAATACCAAACTGACTATCCCCACTCCGATCGACAATGATACCCTCGAAGAACTGCTGATCAACTACGGTCTATTAGGTTCTGATGAAGAGTACAAGAAAGTAATGGAAGCTGACATGGCACAGCAAGCGCTGACCAAGTCTCTCAACGCTAAGTAA
- the nifT gene encoding putative nitrogen fixation protein NifT, with protein sequence MKVILSRTSDGNLSVYVPKKDLEEVVVSNTDVPDGTVLTLANGWELAFSRLANDIQLPQTLEAKKL encoded by the coding sequence ATGAAAGTTATTCTAAGCCGCACTTCAGATGGGAATTTATCGGTATATGTTCCTAAAAAAGATTTAGAAGAAGTCGTGGTCAGCAACACAGACGTACCCGACGGAACAGTATTGACATTAGCTAACGGTTGGGAATTAGCTTTTTCTCGCCTGGCTAATGACATTCAGTTGCCTCAAACCCTTGAAGCCAAAAAGCTTTAA
- the nifU gene encoding Fe-S cluster assembly protein NifU, producing the protein MWEYTDKVMEFFYNPRNQGTITEKKEGEKIVTGEVGSIACGDALRLHLKVDEATQIILDARFQTFGCASAIASSSALTELLKGKTVDEALKLTNREIAEYLGGLPEEKMHCSVMGQEALEAAVFSYKGIPLATHEEEEGALICKCFGVTDTKIRRIIIENDLTTISQVTNYVKAGGGCSSCLADIDDILKEVATERTKAVEAATNVVTAKENNTNGFKQLTNIKKIQLIERVLEQEVRPILMADGGNVELYDLEGEIVKVVLKGACGSCAGSTATLKIAIEAKLKELIDPALVVQAV; encoded by the coding sequence ATGTGGGAATATACAGATAAGGTAATGGAATTCTTCTACAATCCCCGAAACCAAGGGACGATTACCGAGAAGAAAGAAGGCGAAAAAATTGTTACAGGAGAAGTAGGAAGTATTGCTTGTGGAGACGCTCTCCGACTCCATTTAAAAGTTGACGAAGCTACTCAAATCATATTAGATGCTCGTTTCCAAACTTTCGGCTGTGCTTCTGCTATCGCTTCTTCTTCAGCCCTAACAGAGTTACTCAAAGGGAAAACCGTAGATGAGGCTTTAAAATTGACCAATAGAGAGATTGCCGAATATTTAGGCGGCTTACCCGAAGAAAAAATGCACTGTTCTGTGATGGGACAGGAAGCGCTAGAAGCGGCAGTCTTCAGTTACAAAGGCATTCCCCTAGCCACTCATGAAGAGGAAGAAGGAGCATTAATTTGTAAGTGTTTCGGGGTTACAGATACAAAAATTCGCCGAATCATTATCGAAAATGACTTGACGACCATTTCTCAAGTAACCAACTATGTTAAAGCGGGTGGTGGCTGTAGTTCTTGTTTAGCCGATATCGATGACATTCTCAAAGAAGTGGCTACAGAAAGAACAAAAGCCGTAGAAGCCGCGACCAACGTGGTAACCGCTAAAGAGAATAATACTAACGGGTTCAAACAACTAACCAACATCAAAAAAATCCAACTGATCGAACGAGTTTTAGAACAAGAAGTCAGACCGATTTTAATGGCTGATGGCGGAAATGTAGAACTCTATGATCTCGAAGGAGAGATAGTTAAAGTCGTTCTAAAAGGAGCTTGTGGCTCTTGTGCTGGTAGCACTGCAACCCTAAAAATCGCCATTGAAGCCAAGCTCAAAGAGTTAATTGATCCCGCCTTAGTGGTTCAAGCTGTATAA
- a CDS encoding CBS domain-containing protein translates to MLKASDIMTQDVATIKGSATVAEAVKLMKWKELRALIVETRTPQDAYGIVTHTDIITKVVAYGKDPEKLRVYEIMTKPCIVVNPDLGVEYVARLFANTGIRIAPVIQGELLGIISESDILYKGDFLENPKQPLLQRQLAAAIEEARNLAASYGPTSKQCLDAWALADELEAEAVYQAGVVPPEKTAFQIFCDEYPEVLQIHHKELAAV, encoded by the coding sequence ATGCTGAAAGCATCGGACATCATGACTCAAGACGTGGCCACTATTAAAGGTTCTGCCACTGTAGCTGAAGCAGTCAAATTGATGAAGTGGAAAGAATTACGAGCGCTCATCGTTGAGACTCGTACTCCACAAGATGCGTATGGCATTGTTACCCATACGGATATTATTACCAAGGTAGTTGCCTATGGTAAGGACCCTGAAAAACTACGAGTTTACGAAATCATGACTAAGCCTTGCATCGTGGTCAATCCCGATCTAGGTGTAGAATATGTAGCTCGTTTATTTGCTAATACCGGCATTCGCATTGCTCCGGTTATTCAAGGGGAATTACTGGGTATTATTTCGGAAAGTGATATCCTCTACAAGGGTGACTTCTTAGAAAATCCCAAACAGCCTCTGTTACAGCGACAATTGGCGGCAGCCATTGAAGAAGCTCGCAATCTGGCGGCGAGTTATGGTCCGACTTCCAAGCAATGTCTTGACGCTTGGGCCTTAGCTGATGAATTAGAGGCCGAAGCTGTTTATCAAGCAGGAGTCGTTCCTCCTGAAAAAACAGCTTTCCAAATCTTCTGTGACGAATATCCCGAAGTTTTACAAATTCATCATAAAGAGTTAGCGGCTGTCTAA
- the nifB gene encoding nitrogenase cofactor biosynthesis protein NifB yields MLKTTNTPTSDNKINSIKADKGCGCGPTTQAVTDEKILERIEKHPCYSEEAHHHYARMHVAVAPACNIQCNYCNRKYDCANESRPGVVSEVLTPEEAAHKVLVIAGKIPQMTVLGIAGPGDPLANPKQTFRTFELVADKAPDIKLCLSTNGLMLPDYIDRIKELNVDHVTITINMIDPEIGTKIYPWVRYNRKRYTGIEGVKILHERQMEGLEALREADILCKVNSVLIPGINDHHLQEVNEVIRSKGAFIHNIMPLISAPEHGTHFGLTGQRGPTPKELKAVQDSCSGNMKMMRHCRQCRADAVGLLGEDRSQEFTKDKFLEMTPEYDLGVRQEVHAGIEKIRAEAQTVKAIRKALHNEAVKTPKILVAVATKGGGLVNQHFGHAKEFQVYEVDGTEVKYVGHRKIDHYCQSGYGEEATLEYIIKAIADCKGVLVSKIGSCPKEELRSAGIEPYEAFDTIDAAALDFYQLYLTKESLERVQA; encoded by the coding sequence ATGTTGAAGACGACAAACACACCAACGAGTGACAATAAGATCAACTCTATCAAAGCCGACAAAGGCTGTGGTTGCGGGCCTACTACCCAAGCCGTTACTGATGAGAAAATCTTAGAACGTATTGAAAAGCATCCTTGTTACAGCGAAGAAGCGCACCATCATTATGCGCGGATGCACGTGGCTGTTGCCCCTGCCTGTAACATTCAATGCAACTATTGCAATCGCAAATATGATTGTGCCAATGAAAGCCGTCCCGGCGTAGTTAGTGAAGTGCTAACCCCCGAAGAAGCGGCTCACAAAGTTTTAGTAATTGCCGGCAAAATCCCTCAAATGACCGTTCTGGGTATAGCAGGCCCTGGCGATCCTTTGGCAAATCCAAAACAAACTTTTCGGACCTTTGAGCTAGTCGCTGACAAAGCTCCAGATATTAAATTATGTTTGTCCACCAACGGCTTAATGCTACCGGACTACATAGATCGTATTAAAGAACTCAATGTCGATCACGTCACCATCACCATTAACATGATCGACCCTGAGATAGGGACAAAAATCTATCCTTGGGTACGATATAATCGCAAACGTTATACCGGTATAGAAGGAGTTAAAATCTTACACGAGCGCCAAATGGAAGGACTAGAGGCGCTAAGAGAAGCAGATATTCTCTGCAAAGTTAACTCGGTGCTGATTCCGGGAATTAATGATCATCACCTACAAGAGGTCAATGAAGTGATCCGCTCTAAAGGAGCATTTATTCACAACATTATGCCCCTCATTTCGGCTCCTGAACACGGTACTCACTTCGGGTTGACCGGACAACGTGGTCCCACTCCTAAAGAACTCAAAGCCGTTCAAGATAGTTGCTCTGGCAACATGAAAATGATGCGCCATTGCCGTCAGTGTCGTGCGGATGCTGTAGGACTCCTTGGAGAAGACCGCTCTCAGGAATTCACCAAGGATAAATTCCTAGAAATGACTCCCGAGTATGACCTAGGAGTTCGTCAAGAAGTTCATGCCGGGATTGAAAAAATCCGCGCCGAAGCTCAAACGGTTAAAGCGATTCGTAAAGCGCTTCATAACGAAGCAGTTAAAACCCCAAAAATCTTGGTAGCAGTAGCTACTAAGGGAGGCGGCTTAGTCAATCAACATTTTGGCCATGCTAAAGAGTTCCAAGTTTATGAAGTTGATGGAACTGAAGTTAAATACGTCGGACACCGCAAAATCGATCATTATTGTCAAAGTGGCTACGGCGAAGAGGCAACCCTAGAGTATATCATTAAAGCAATTGCTGATTGCAAAGGGGTTCTGGTTTCTAAGATCGGTTCTTGTCCTAAAGAAGAATTGCGCTCTGCTGGTATAGAACCCTACGAGGCTTTTGACACTATCGATGCTGCTGCCCTCGACTTCTATCAACTGTATCTCACTAAAGAGTCCCTTGAGCGAGTTCAGGCATAA
- a CDS encoding nitrogen fixation protein NifZ translates to MGLYNPGEVEINDPPIYEIEEKVRIRKVLRNDGTFPGKEIGEVLAKKGDIGYVVSIGTYLQSYYIYAVHILERGVVVGCRYKEIEAVD, encoded by the coding sequence ATGGGACTCTATAACCCCGGTGAAGTAGAAATCAATGACCCCCCGATATATGAAATCGAGGAAAAAGTCCGCATTCGTAAAGTCTTACGGAATGATGGCACGTTTCCAGGCAAAGAAATAGGAGAAGTTTTAGCCAAAAAAGGCGATATCGGCTACGTTGTCAGTATAGGAACCTATTTACAAAGTTACTACATCTATGCTGTGCATATCCTCGAAAGAGGTGTTGTAGTGGGTTGTCGCTACAAAGAAATAGAAGCTGTTGACTAA
- a CDS encoding DUF2949 domain-containing protein — protein MESNSILNQFYEFLQEDLFLSSAELAVVRNQQHSVTSLTNLPMLLWQYGLVSLEQLQRVLDWLDHQTLLNLL, from the coding sequence ATGGAATCCAATTCAATTCTTAATCAATTTTATGAATTTTTACAGGAGGATTTGTTCCTCTCGAGTGCTGAACTGGCTGTGGTGCGAAATCAGCAGCATTCTGTCACTTCTTTAACCAATTTACCAATGCTTCTGTGGCAATATGGTTTAGTATCTCTAGAACAACTCCAACGAGTTCTGGATTGGTTAGATCACCAAACCTTGCTAAATCTACTCTAA
- a CDS encoding type II toxin-antitoxin system Phd/YefM family antitoxin has protein sequence MTIISLEEAQAKLPELIYNLKPGEELLITDKDRLLAKLIGQTPIAPQRPGPGLCKGMITIVADDEEHLQDFGEYQP, from the coding sequence ATGACGATCATCTCTCTCGAAGAAGCCCAAGCCAAACTCCCCGAACTGATTTACAATCTCAAACCCGGGGAAGAATTATTGATTACCGACAAGGATCGCCTACTGGCCAAATTAATCGGGCAAACACCAATAGCACCCCAACGTCCAGGCCCTGGACTGTGTAAAGGAATGATTACCATTGTGGCTGATGACGAAGAACACTTGCAAGATTTTGGTGAGTATCAGCCTTGA
- a CDS encoding type II toxin-antitoxin system VapC family toxin — translation MKYLIDSHTLLWYTLNESPLSSTAHQLIINQNNEILISPVSYWEIAIKISIGKLTLHQPYKDFIDVCLNQYQFNILAITPEHTDAVITLPFYHKDPFDRLLVAQAIVEKIPIISVDTALDHYGIQRLW, via the coding sequence TTGAAATACCTAATCGATAGCCATACTCTGCTTTGGTACACCCTTAACGAATCACCCCTCAGTAGCACCGCCCATCAGCTAATTATTAACCAAAATAACGAAATATTAATCAGCCCAGTATCCTATTGGGAAATTGCCATCAAAATCAGCATAGGTAAACTCACTCTACATCAACCTTACAAGGATTTTATTGATGTATGTCTTAACCAATATCAATTTAATATCCTTGCTATCACACCAGAACACACTGATGCTGTGATCACCCTTCCTTTTTATCATAAAGATCCCTTTGATCGCCTACTGGTTGCTCAAGCAATCGTTGAAAAAATTCCGATTATTAGTGTAGATACTGCATTGGATCATTATGGCATTCAACGTCTTTGGTAA
- the nifS gene encoding cysteine desulfurase NifS produces MRDCIYLDNNATTQVSEEVLEAMLPYLTQYYGNPSSMHSFGGQVGKAVKTAREQIASLLGAEASEIVFTSCGTEGDNAAIRAALAAQPDKRHIITTAVEHAAVLNLCKLLEKQGYSVTYLSVDSQGLIDLDELEAAITGNTALVSVMYANNETGVIFPIERIGSIAKERGAIFHVDAVQAVGKVPLDMKTSTIDLLTLSGHKIHAPKGIGALYVRRGTIFRPLLIGGHQERGRRAGTENVPGIVALGKAAELAESHLINVGLEQQLRDYLEQTILAIIPDTAVNGHPLQRLPNTSNIGFKYIEGEAILLSLDQHGICASSGSACTSGSLEPSHVLRSMGLPYSVLHGSIRFSLSRYTTQAEIDRVLEILPTIIDRLRALSPFNSDNAQWLQEQEKSVLSR; encoded by the coding sequence ATGAGAGACTGTATTTATCTCGACAACAATGCCACAACACAAGTCAGTGAAGAAGTCTTAGAGGCAATGTTGCCTTATCTAACTCAATATTACGGCAACCCATCGAGTATGCACTCGTTTGGCGGACAAGTAGGCAAAGCCGTAAAAACTGCCAGAGAGCAAATCGCTTCTCTACTCGGTGCAGAAGCCTCAGAAATCGTTTTTACCAGTTGTGGAACGGAAGGAGATAATGCAGCTATTCGCGCCGCTCTTGCCGCTCAACCGGATAAACGCCATATTATTACGACTGCTGTTGAACATGCGGCTGTCCTCAATTTGTGTAAACTCCTGGAAAAGCAGGGCTACAGCGTTACCTATCTTTCCGTTGATTCCCAAGGATTAATCGATCTCGATGAATTAGAAGCCGCTATTACTGGCAATACCGCTCTTGTGTCGGTTATGTATGCCAATAATGAAACTGGCGTAATCTTTCCCATCGAGCGTATTGGTTCTATCGCTAAAGAACGCGGTGCAATCTTTCATGTTGATGCCGTTCAGGCTGTGGGAAAAGTTCCCCTCGATATGAAAACTAGCACCATCGATTTACTGACCCTCAGTGGTCATAAAATTCATGCTCCTAAAGGTATTGGTGCCCTATATGTGCGTCGCGGAACGATCTTTCGTCCTTTATTGATTGGTGGACACCAAGAACGAGGACGCAGAGCCGGAACCGAAAATGTCCCAGGTATTGTGGCTTTAGGAAAAGCGGCAGAATTGGCCGAGTCTCATCTGATTAATGTAGGACTCGAACAACAGTTAAGAGATTATCTCGAACAAACTATCTTAGCTATTATTCCAGATACTGCTGTTAATGGTCATCCCCTCCAACGTCTTCCTAATACCAGTAATATCGGTTTTAAATACATAGAAGGTGAAGCGATTCTTCTGTCTCTCGATCAACATGGGATCTGTGCCTCCTCTGGTTCTGCCTGTACGTCAGGCTCTTTAGAACCCTCCCATGTCCTGCGATCAATGGGACTGCCCTATAGTGTACTGCACGGGTCTATTCGTTTTAGTTTATCTCGTTATACCACTCAAGCCGAGATTGATCGGGTGCTGGAAATTTTGCCCACCATTATCGATCGTCTCCGCGCACTGTCTCCTTTTAACAGTGATAACGCGCAGTGGCTTCAAGAACAGGAAAAATCTGTCTTGTCTCGATAA
- a CDS encoding 4Fe-4S binding protein has product MSYTITNNCIGCDRCYVQCPTGAIQKVDGLLLIDSTLCNDCVGYHGTPQCASICPTNGGCIPSAASITPEPTWVPQALKSEVSPYWDSWFARYNYLMQRLKSGDQTGYWQHWFDTYSSKLTSLLSQSMI; this is encoded by the coding sequence ATGAGTTATACCATCACCAATAATTGCATCGGCTGTGATCGCTGCTATGTACAATGTCCCACCGGAGCTATCCAAAAAGTTGACGGACTACTCCTAATTGACTCTACTCTCTGTAATGATTGTGTCGGTTATCATGGAACACCACAGTGTGCCTCAATTTGTCCCACCAATGGCGGCTGTATTCCCAGTGCCGCCTCAATTACGCCTGAACCGACTTGGGTGCCGCAAGCCCTCAAAAGCGAGGTTTCACCCTACTGGGATAGCTGGTTTGCTCGTTATAACTACCTGATGCAACGACTCAAAAGCGGCGATCAAACCGGCTATTGGCAACATTGGTTTGATACTTATTCATCGAAGCTCACAAGTCTTTTATCCCAATCGATGATTTAA